In Flammeovirgaceae bacterium 311, one DNA window encodes the following:
- a CDS encoding insertion element iso-iS1n protein insB (COG1662 Transposase and inactivated derivatives, IS1 family) produces the protein MGRQKHGNIELLYKQLDELQIELFCTDDWKAFSAVLPAEKHLIGKAGTKHIEGVNTSLRARNRRLVRRTTCFSMKLKNHQLHMKLILYNRNYHTF, from the coding sequence GTGGGGAGACAGAAGCATGGAAATATAGAACTGCTCTACAAGCAGCTTGACGAGCTTCAGATTGAGTTATTCTGTACCGATGACTGGAAAGCTTTCTCAGCCGTACTACCTGCTGAAAAGCATCTGATCGGAAAAGCGGGCACTAAACACATAGAAGGGGTGAATACCAGCCTTAGGGCCAGAAATAGAAGACTTGTTAGACGAACCACCTGCTTCTCAATGAAATTGAAGAACCATCAGCTACATATGAAGCTGATTCTATACAATAGAAACTATCATACATTTTAG
- a CDS encoding hypothetical protein (COG0753 Catalase): MMYRFILDEDDYLSHQLFTASGSANHRKTMIRTWLMGVLFFLIISLVSYLSDYTKLTNYVLIMAAVFFVYFPLRYPSFVKRSYQKHLREHYKNKFGVASEVEFKEGFLICNSNGMESKIKLSEFEEVNETATHILVKVRSGESLIVPKAMDDIEQFKQELVGNLEGYHIPWHKKLDWKWN; encoded by the coding sequence ATGATGTACAGGTTTATTCTTGACGAGGATGACTATTTAAGTCATCAGTTATTCACTGCTTCAGGATCAGCTAATCATAGAAAGACAATGATCCGGACCTGGCTAATGGGGGTGCTTTTTTTCCTGATCATTAGCCTGGTATCATACTTAAGTGATTATACTAAGCTGACTAACTATGTATTGATAATGGCAGCAGTTTTCTTCGTGTATTTTCCGCTGCGTTATCCAAGTTTTGTAAAGAGGTCCTATCAAAAGCATCTAAGGGAGCATTACAAAAACAAGTTTGGAGTAGCATCAGAAGTTGAATTCAAAGAAGGCTTCCTTATATGTAACTCTAATGGTATGGAGAGCAAAATCAAACTCTCGGAGTTCGAAGAAGTGAATGAAACTGCCACCCATATCTTAGTTAAAGTAAGAAGTGGTGAATCTCTCATTGTTCCGAAGGCAATGGATGATATTGAACAGTTCAAGCAGGAACTAGTAGGCAATTTGGAGGGGTATCATATTCCCTGGCATAAAAAACTGGATTGGAAGTGGAATTAG
- a CDS encoding alpha-1,2-mannosidase (COG3537 Putative alpha-1,2-mannosidase): MIGNSDSRWMQFPGPSMPFGMVKLSPDNQGDVWRGGYEYKINEIIGFSHIHSWTMGGLLTMPVTGPLQTTPGEENKPETGYRSRMRHTQEEASLGYYSVFLEDYSIKAELTSTTRTGFQRYTFPASNSARILFDLRTGSEYPYELRWASIRKVNDYEIEGFSTQSSYDEPTNLLNDYTVYFVAKVDKPLRSFGTWVNDRIDSVSSIGWGRGDVGAYMNFQTQEGEIIQLKTAISYVSMEQARKNLQAESEPFGWNFAAVQENAVDEWAKILNTIEVVGGTEEDKRKFYTNLYRAYSGRTIFSDADGKYVDMNEQIQQLEDPTSPMYGSDAFWNTFWNLNQLWALATPAITNKWVKSLLEYYDKGGWLPNGPPGVEYCDIMGAQHEVPFIVSAYQKGIRNYDIEKAYQAIRKTLDVQGTAHPSGGLVGNRQLNVYKALGYVPFGPSSHHNVFGTTYEGPTSNTLEYAFDDWNAAQMAKSLGKTEDYEYFTRRAYNYKNVFDSVTKFVRPRYSNGEWLKEFEPVIKDRESTSWSWLGSGFVEGNAWQYTWMVPHDMNELVQMIGREAFNERLNNGFLQSQESNFSPAGDRFSAAFINHGNQPNMQAAYLFNYSGKPWLTQYWVREIMNRYYGATPEHGWPGDEDQGQGGAWFVMSAIGLFEMDGGGATEPIYEIGSPLFEKITIHLDNQYYPGNTFTIEAKGVSASNRYIQSATLNGKKLTKPWFYHADLVKGGKLTLMMGSKPNKMWGSKPTDAPPSMSTIGRVDK, from the coding sequence ATGATAGGCAATTCTGATTCGCGCTGGATGCAGTTTCCTGGTCCTTCCATGCCTTTTGGCATGGTTAAACTTAGCCCGGATAACCAGGGGGATGTCTGGCGGGGAGGTTATGAGTATAAAATCAATGAGATCATTGGTTTTAGTCATATCCATAGCTGGACAATGGGAGGCCTGCTTACCATGCCTGTTACCGGACCTTTACAGACTACTCCCGGAGAGGAAAATAAGCCAGAAACAGGTTATCGTTCCCGCATGCGTCACACGCAGGAAGAGGCATCACTAGGATATTATTCAGTTTTCCTGGAGGACTATTCAATCAAAGCAGAATTAACCAGCACGACCCGAACTGGATTTCAGCGCTACACCTTTCCGGCCTCTAACAGCGCACGCATTCTATTTGATCTTAGAACTGGCTCGGAGTATCCTTATGAATTACGCTGGGCGTCTATCAGAAAAGTAAATGATTATGAGATAGAAGGATTCTCAACGCAGTCTTCCTATGATGAACCCACCAATCTGCTCAATGATTATACCGTTTACTTTGTAGCAAAAGTCGATAAACCGCTTAGATCTTTTGGCACATGGGTAAACGATAGGATCGATTCAGTATCCTCCATTGGCTGGGGGCGGGGCGATGTGGGCGCTTACATGAATTTTCAGACACAGGAAGGTGAGATAATTCAGTTAAAAACAGCCATATCTTATGTAAGCATGGAGCAAGCCAGAAAAAACCTGCAGGCAGAATCTGAACCTTTCGGCTGGAACTTTGCTGCTGTTCAGGAAAATGCAGTTGATGAATGGGCCAAAATCCTGAATACTATTGAAGTAGTGGGTGGTACTGAAGAGGATAAGCGTAAATTCTATACAAACCTCTACCGTGCCTACAGTGGCAGAACTATCTTCAGTGATGCTGATGGAAAGTATGTTGATATGAATGAGCAGATTCAGCAACTTGAGGATCCCACTTCACCGATGTATGGCTCCGATGCCTTCTGGAATACTTTCTGGAACCTCAACCAACTCTGGGCATTAGCAACACCAGCTATAACCAATAAGTGGGTTAAATCCCTGCTTGAATATTATGACAAAGGTGGCTGGTTACCCAATGGCCCTCCGGGTGTAGAGTATTGCGATATTATGGGCGCTCAACATGAGGTGCCCTTTATTGTCAGTGCCTACCAAAAAGGGATACGTAACTACGATATTGAAAAAGCTTACCAAGCCATCAGGAAGACCTTAGATGTGCAGGGTACTGCACACCCCTCCGGAGGATTAGTGGGGAATAGGCAGTTAAATGTGTACAAAGCATTGGGATATGTGCCTTTCGGACCAAGCTCACACCATAATGTTTTCGGCACCACCTACGAAGGCCCAACTTCCAATACCCTGGAATATGCTTTCGATGATTGGAATGCTGCTCAGATGGCAAAATCACTGGGCAAGACAGAAGATTATGAATATTTTACCAGGAGGGCCTACAACTACAAGAACGTTTTTGATTCTGTTACCAAATTTGTGCGGCCCAGGTACAGCAACGGAGAATGGCTGAAAGAATTTGAACCGGTAATCAAAGACAGAGAATCCACCAGCTGGTCGTGGCTTGGCTCTGGTTTTGTAGAAGGTAATGCCTGGCAGTATACCTGGATGGTACCCCATGACATGAACGAACTGGTGCAGATGATCGGAAGAGAAGCGTTCAATGAAAGGCTGAACAATGGATTTTTGCAATCACAAGAAAGCAACTTTAGTCCGGCAGGTGATCGCTTTTCAGCGGCCTTTATCAACCATGGCAACCAGCCTAATATGCAGGCGGCATACCTTTTTAATTACAGTGGAAAGCCCTGGCTTACACAATACTGGGTAAGGGAGATAATGAACAGATATTATGGGGCTACTCCAGAACATGGCTGGCCTGGCGATGAGGATCAGGGCCAGGGAGGAGCCTGGTTTGTCATGAGTGCCATCGGTCTCTTTGAAATGGATGGTGGGGGTGCCACAGAACCGATCTATGAGATTGGAAGTCCCTTGTTCGAAAAGATCACTATTCATCTGGATAACCAATATTATCCAGGCAACACCTTCACCATTGAAGCTAAAGGGGTGTCCGCCAGCAATCGATACATACAATCAGCCACCCTGAATGGAAAAAAATTAACAAAGCCATGGTTTTATCATGCTGATTTGGTGAAGGGAGGAAAGCTTACTTTGATGATGGGAAGCAAACCTAACAAAATGTGGGGGAGCAAACCAACAGATGCACCGCCTTCCATGTCAACTATAGGTCGTGTTGACAAATAA
- a CDS encoding hypothetical protein (COG1714 Predicted membrane protein/domain) produces the protein MEKTRQLTQAKNLLTLLTSIFIVSEAFFLNVVLQDGNGDVAGAFAKTLFFLLFIYFLYKGHNWSKWAVSVLLVLYSLFCIIGGFEADSLTLKIIGAFYLYFGTILHISKPIQLLVQQESTTDAVAANVPSPINQIEALSQRGEEIEYPSLLKRYQATFIDSMLLFLIFVLLSVAVEDAQYKTGLILTVVGILLLTYEPLLTCYSATLGQRMMNIRVRSVYDTAQPISLGKAYFRFFTKGLLGWISFLTIHSNTQKRAMHDFAADSVMIRRVDVTNSSSNRIQPNW, from the coding sequence ATGGAAAAAACCAGGCAACTTACGCAGGCTAAGAACCTGTTAACCCTGCTCACATCTATTTTCATAGTGAGTGAGGCATTCTTCTTAAATGTAGTGCTGCAGGATGGAAATGGGGACGTAGCAGGAGCCTTTGCTAAAACGCTTTTCTTTTTATTGTTTATTTATTTCCTGTACAAAGGGCACAACTGGAGCAAATGGGCGGTTTCCGTATTACTTGTGCTGTATTCCCTTTTTTGCATAATAGGAGGGTTTGAAGCAGACTCCCTGACGTTGAAAATCATAGGGGCCTTTTATTTATATTTCGGCACTATCCTTCATATCTCAAAGCCAATACAACTGCTGGTGCAGCAAGAATCTACTACAGATGCTGTTGCAGCAAATGTACCCTCCCCTATAAATCAGATTGAAGCCCTATCCCAGAGAGGTGAAGAGATTGAATACCCAAGCCTGCTAAAGCGTTATCAAGCTACCTTTATCGACAGCATGCTGCTATTCCTCATTTTTGTTTTGCTTTCCGTAGCAGTGGAAGATGCTCAATATAAAACAGGCCTTATCCTTACGGTGGTAGGAATACTCCTACTGACCTACGAGCCCTTACTTACCTGTTATTCCGCTACGCTTGGTCAAAGGATGATGAATATCAGGGTGAGAAGTGTTTATGACACTGCGCAACCCATTTCACTGGGGAAAGCTTATTTTCGATTTTTCACCAAAGGGCTCCTGGGCTGGATTTCTTTCCTGACAATACACTCTAACACACAAAAGCGGGCTATGCATGACTTTGCCGCGGATAGTGTGATGATCAGGAGGGTAGATGTGACCAACAGCAGCTCTAACAGAATTCAACCTAATTGGTGA
- a CDS encoding DNA replication protein (COG1484 DNA replication protein), translating into MNPIETQLNQLRLYGMSRHWQGLLETRRSHELSLTEGLQLLLQAEDDYRSDKRFERLQKNARFRYQASIEELHLEATRGLDKGLINSLATGEYLSKGESVLISGATGCGKSFLASALGHQACAQGYRVAYYNVQKLLLRSKMSRLDGTIYKFMEKLSKTDLLILDDFGLTHLEQQQRLDLMEIIEDRHGKASTVIASQLPVASWYDVIGEDTIADAILDRLVHGSYRIELKGESLRKKR; encoded by the coding sequence ATGAACCCAATCGAAACACAGTTGAACCAGCTTCGCCTCTACGGCATGAGCCGCCATTGGCAGGGGCTACTAGAAACCAGAAGAAGCCATGAACTCTCCCTTACAGAAGGTCTGCAACTACTGCTGCAGGCAGAAGATGATTATCGCTCTGATAAACGTTTTGAGCGCCTGCAGAAGAATGCCCGCTTTCGCTATCAGGCTTCCATAGAAGAGCTGCATCTGGAGGCAACCAGAGGCCTTGATAAAGGCCTGATCAACAGCCTGGCTACCGGAGAATATCTCTCTAAGGGGGAGTCAGTACTGATAAGTGGGGCTACCGGCTGTGGTAAAAGCTTCCTGGCTTCTGCTCTGGGGCACCAGGCCTGCGCCCAGGGCTACAGAGTAGCTTACTACAATGTGCAGAAACTGCTACTTAGAAGTAAAATGTCCAGACTGGACGGCACCATCTACAAGTTCATGGAGAAGCTCTCCAAAACAGATCTGCTGATCCTGGATGACTTTGGCCTCACACACCTGGAACAGCAGCAGCGGCTGGATCTGATGGAGATTATCGAAGACAGGCATGGAAAGGCTTCCACTGTTATCGCAAGTCAGCTGCCGGTGGCCAGTTGGTATGATGTCATCGGAGAAGATACTATCGCAGATGCTATTCTGGACCGCCTGGTCCATGGCTCATACAGAATAGAGCTAAAAGGTGAGAGTTTAAGAAAAAAACGGTAA
- a CDS encoding hypothetical protein (COG0317 Guanosine polyphosphate pyrophosphohydrolases/synthetases) yields MSTLKKAIEIAVVAHKDQVDKTGSPYVEHLFRVMNLGKNEEEKICGVLHDLVEDTSWTFEDLAREGFSSEIIDALRCVTKTSETEDYDAFIDRIVGNRLAVSVKINDLRDNLDIRRLPIITEKDVTRLNKYLNAYRRLVELKNQ; encoded by the coding sequence ATGTCCACTCTTAAAAAAGCAATTGAAATTGCCGTTGTCGCACACAAAGACCAGGTTGATAAAACAGGCAGCCCCTATGTAGAGCACCTCTTTCGCGTCATGAACCTGGGGAAGAACGAGGAAGAAAAGATATGTGGTGTGCTGCACGACCTGGTGGAAGATACCTCCTGGACCTTTGAAGACTTGGCCAGGGAAGGCTTTTCTTCTGAAATTATAGATGCCCTACGCTGTGTCACCAAAACATCTGAAACCGAAGATTACGATGCGTTCATAGACCGGATAGTAGGCAACCGTCTGGCAGTTTCAGTAAAGATTAATGATCTAAGAGATAACCTGGACATTCGCCGCTTACCCATCATCACCGAAAAAGATGTGACCAGGCTCAACAAATACCTGAATGCCTATCGACGGCTGGTTGAGTTGAAAAATCAGTAG
- a CDS encoding ADP-ribosylation/Crystallin J1: MTISKEIPFVAILALCVTGCVQNPKTAVESPDATKTITLTKAELQDKIKGGWAGQTIGVTFGGPTEFRFQGTFIQDYQPIVWYDGYLKETMLGWRDLYDDIYMDMTFVDIIDRVGYDAPVDSFANAFATAGYNLWHANQAARYNILNGIKAPASGHWLNNPHADDIDYQIEADYSGLMNPGMPNSASALNDKIGHIMNYGDGWYGGVYVGAMYSLAFTSDDVNYVVTEALKTIPEQSQFYQCINDVINWHQQYPNDWKQAWMEIERKWAADIGCPDGVFHPFNIDAKVNAAYIVLGLLYGNGDYTKTLEISTRAGQDSDCNPSSAGGILGTMMGYSQIPAFWKMGLAEIEGMDFQHTTMSLNKVYDVSYKHALDMIKMNGGAVHDSTVVINVQTPQPVKLEQSFEGLHPVAKITKVKNDQKEITFDFEGTGFVLKGVAAKKSRDLPEYVFETDLYIDGEKVESSSKLPTSFRTRKHDIFWKYQLPKGEHSVRVVIKNPNDNYEVRTWEYLVYSDEAANTAHAEKVE, translated from the coding sequence ATGACAATTTCTAAAGAGATACCTTTTGTAGCAATACTGGCGCTTTGTGTGACAGGATGTGTGCAGAACCCAAAAACAGCTGTGGAAAGTCCGGATGCTACCAAGACAATAACGCTAACCAAAGCTGAATTACAAGATAAAATCAAGGGAGGCTGGGCGGGCCAGACCATAGGAGTGACCTTCGGTGGTCCAACAGAGTTTCGCTTTCAGGGGACTTTTATCCAGGATTATCAGCCGATAGTCTGGTACGATGGCTACCTGAAAGAAACCATGCTTGGCTGGCGGGACCTTTATGATGATATTTACATGGACATGACGTTTGTTGATATCATTGATCGGGTAGGATATGATGCACCTGTCGATTCCTTTGCAAATGCTTTTGCCACCGCCGGTTATAACCTATGGCATGCCAACCAGGCAGCACGGTACAACATTCTCAATGGAATCAAAGCACCAGCCTCTGGCCATTGGCTAAATAACCCGCATGCCGATGACATTGATTACCAGATAGAAGCAGATTATTCAGGCCTGATGAATCCGGGAATGCCCAATTCAGCATCTGCCCTCAATGACAAAATAGGGCATATCATGAACTATGGTGATGGCTGGTATGGAGGTGTGTACGTTGGCGCCATGTATTCGCTGGCCTTTACGTCAGATGATGTCAATTATGTGGTGACAGAAGCTTTGAAAACCATTCCGGAACAAAGTCAATTCTACCAGTGCATCAATGATGTAATCAACTGGCATCAGCAATACCCAAATGACTGGAAACAGGCCTGGATGGAAATAGAAAGGAAATGGGCAGCAGATATAGGTTGTCCCGATGGCGTTTTTCATCCTTTCAATATCGATGCAAAGGTCAATGCTGCTTATATCGTATTAGGTTTATTGTATGGCAACGGAGATTATACCAAAACCCTTGAAATTTCTACCCGGGCAGGGCAGGATTCTGACTGCAATCCTTCCTCGGCAGGAGGTATTTTAGGAACGATGATGGGGTATAGCCAAATCCCAGCTTTTTGGAAAATGGGGTTGGCGGAAATTGAGGGGATGGATTTTCAACATACTACCATGTCTTTGAACAAGGTGTATGATGTTAGCTATAAGCATGCCCTGGACATGATTAAAATGAATGGTGGTGCAGTGCATGATTCTACTGTTGTCATCAACGTACAGACGCCGCAGCCAGTAAAGCTGGAACAAAGCTTTGAGGGCTTGCATCCAGTTGCCAAAATTACCAAAGTCAAAAATGACCAGAAAGAAATCACCTTTGATTTTGAAGGAACAGGCTTTGTGTTGAAAGGCGTCGCCGCTAAGAAAAGCCGGGATTTGCCAGAATATGTGTTCGAAACCGATTTGTATATCGATGGTGAGAAAGTTGAATCTTCATCAAAACTCCCGACCAGTTTCAGAACACGCAAGCACGATATCTTTTGGAAGTATCAGCTTCCAAAAGGAGAGCATAGTGTAAGAGTTGTTATCAAAAATCCTAATGATAACTATGAAGTGAGAACCTGGGAATATCTGGTCTATTCAGATGAGGCTGCCAACACAGCTCATGCAGAAAAGGTTGAATAG
- a CDS encoding beta-xylosidase (COG3507 Beta-xylosidase), which produces MTYMKPNYFKLYVGEMLSLIMITFACISWQAPAVLLESDSKGNNPIYLADPTIFFHDGTYYLYGTGGHNANQGFQVYTSTDMHAWEGHKGAHGGYALRKEDVYGDKGFWAPQVFQYQDKFYMAYTANENIAIAMSDSPLGPFTQASKTPLAAPVRQIDPFVFIDEDGKKYLYHVRLTEGNRIFVAEMEDDLSGIKPETLQEIITAEAGWENTANADWPVAEGPSVLKHNKLYYLFYAANDFRNPDYAVGYAVSDTPFGPWRKYSGNPILSKATTGENGSGHGDFTIGNQGQLYYVFHTHYSTNRVGPRKAAVVKARFKAPPQQSYAEDQLVMDAESFYFLQAEKEM; this is translated from the coding sequence ATGACCTACATGAAGCCTAATTATTTTAAATTATATGTTGGTGAAATGCTCTCTCTGATCATGATAACTTTTGCCTGCATAAGTTGGCAAGCGCCTGCTGTGCTTTTAGAATCAGATTCTAAAGGCAATAACCCCATTTACCTGGCAGACCCTACTATTTTCTTCCATGATGGGACTTATTATCTGTATGGAACCGGGGGGCATAATGCCAATCAGGGCTTCCAGGTCTATACTTCTACGGATATGCACGCATGGGAAGGACACAAAGGTGCACATGGCGGCTATGCTTTGAGAAAAGAAGATGTATATGGGGATAAGGGTTTCTGGGCACCACAGGTATTTCAGTATCAGGATAAGTTTTATATGGCTTACACGGCCAATGAAAACATTGCTATTGCTATGAGCGACAGCCCGTTGGGGCCATTCACCCAGGCAAGTAAAACACCTTTGGCTGCCCCCGTAAGACAAATCGACCCTTTTGTTTTTATTGATGAAGATGGAAAAAAATATTTGTACCATGTACGCTTGACCGAAGGCAACAGAATTTTTGTAGCGGAAATGGAAGATGACTTATCAGGCATAAAGCCAGAAACACTGCAAGAAATCATAACTGCAGAGGCAGGCTGGGAAAATACAGCAAATGCCGATTGGCCAGTTGCTGAGGGCCCAAGTGTGTTAAAGCACAACAAGCTGTACTACCTCTTTTACGCGGCAAACGATTTCCGGAATCCTGATTATGCTGTTGGATATGCTGTTAGTGATACCCCCTTTGGACCCTGGAGAAAATATTCAGGTAATCCCATTCTAAGTAAAGCTACTACTGGGGAGAACGGCTCCGGGCATGGGGACTTTACCATCGGTAATCAGGGGCAGCTGTATTATGTGTTTCATACGCATTACTCAACCAATAGGGTAGGCCCAAGAAAAGCAGCTGTGGTGAAAGCCCGGTTTAAAGCTCCTCCACAGCAAAGTTATGCTGAGGACCAACTGGTTATGGATGCGGAGAGTTTTTATTTTTTACAGGCTGAGAAGGAAATGTAA
- a CDS encoding endo-beta-mannanase (COG3934 Endo-beta-mannanase), producing MFYTCTSNISEQAIGEQHEHNAVQPREVWSKEKANSWYEEQDWLVGSNFNPSTSINQLEMWQAESFDTTTIDKELGWAADMGMNSMRVYLHDLLWIQDSTGFLERLDTFLKIADRHQIKPMFVLFDSCWDPFPALGEQREPKPHVHNSGWVQSPGANALQDSSQYPRLERYVKGTVGRFADDERVLSWDVWNEPDNTNDRAYGKVELKNKVEYVLPLLEKSFIWARSVNPSQPLTSGIWLGDWSTHDGLSPLQKLQIEQSDVISFHNYDTPEEFEKRIKWLQRYDRPLLCTEYMARPNGSTFQGFLPIAKTYNVSMYNWGFVDGKTQTKYPWDSWDKQYTAEPELWFHEVLRQDGTPYKPEEVALIKELTTTANEAVLTHD from the coding sequence TTGTTTTACACATGTACATCAAACATATCGGAGCAGGCAATAGGAGAACAGCACGAACACAATGCCGTGCAGCCCAGAGAAGTCTGGAGTAAGGAGAAAGCCAACAGCTGGTATGAAGAACAAGATTGGCTGGTGGGGAGTAATTTTAATCCCAGCACCTCTATTAATCAGCTGGAAATGTGGCAGGCGGAAAGCTTTGATACAACCACCATTGACAAAGAACTTGGCTGGGCAGCAGATATGGGAATGAACAGCATGCGGGTGTATCTGCACGACCTTCTTTGGATACAGGATTCTACCGGCTTCTTAGAAAGACTGGATACCTTCCTGAAGATTGCCGATCGTCATCAGATCAAGCCTATGTTTGTACTGTTCGATTCCTGCTGGGACCCATTTCCTGCCTTAGGTGAGCAACGGGAGCCTAAACCGCATGTGCATAATTCTGGTTGGGTTCAAAGCCCCGGTGCCAATGCGCTGCAAGATTCATCGCAATACCCCCGGCTAGAACGCTACGTAAAGGGTACTGTGGGGCGTTTTGCTGATGATGAACGTGTGCTCTCTTGGGATGTATGGAATGAGCCTGATAATACAAACGATAGAGCTTATGGTAAAGTAGAACTAAAAAACAAGGTGGAGTACGTACTTCCTTTGCTGGAAAAGTCTTTTATCTGGGCCAGGTCTGTTAACCCTTCGCAGCCTTTAACCTCGGGGATCTGGCTGGGAGATTGGTCTACTCATGATGGTCTTTCACCCCTGCAAAAACTACAGATAGAACAATCGGATGTTATCTCCTTCCACAACTATGATACCCCTGAAGAATTTGAGAAGCGTATTAAGTGGCTGCAAAGATATGACAGGCCCCTGCTTTGTACAGAATATATGGCACGACCAAACGGCAGTACTTTTCAGGGCTTTTTACCGATTGCCAAAACGTATAATGTGAGTATGTATAACTGGGGTTTTGTAGATGGTAAAACACAAACCAAATATCCCTGGGACAGCTGGGATAAACAGTACACAGCTGAGCCTGAACTGTGGTTTCACGAAGTACTCAGGCAAGACGGTACACCTTACAAACCTGAAGAAGTAGCCTTGATTAAGGAACTCACAACTACTGCAAACGAAGCTGTTCTAACCCATGACTAA
- a CDS encoding micrococcal nuclease (COG1525 Micrococcal nuclease (thermonuclease) homologs) → MVGVSDADTFTLLTVDKKQIKVRLAEIDTPESSQPFGTRAKQMLSELIFNKDVRVTKTDTDRYGRLVGHVYLGGTHINKKMVQEGMAWVYRQYLQDKTLLMDE, encoded by the coding sequence GTGGTGGGAGTTTCAGACGCGGATACGTTTACTCTCCTTACAGTGGATAAGAAGCAGATTAAGGTAAGGCTAGCTGAGATAGATACACCAGAAAGCTCCCAGCCATTCGGCACAAGGGCTAAGCAAATGCTATCTGAGCTGATATTTAATAAGGATGTCAGGGTAACTAAGACAGATACAGACCGATACGGCAGGCTAGTAGGGCATGTCTATTTAGGAGGTACTCACATAAATAAAAAAATGGTACAGGAGGGTATGGCTTGGGTATATAGGCAGTACCTGCAGGATAAAACTTTGCTGATGGATGAGTAG
- a CDS encoding insertion element iS1 1/5/6 protein insB, which produces MQFKHWQSSYDLVQIGELYSFVESKENKQWLIYAYAPEADEVLAWQWGDRSMEI; this is translated from the coding sequence TTGCAGTTTAAACACTGGCAGAGCAGCTACGATCTAGTTCAAATTGGTGAGCTATACAGCTTTGTTGAGAGCAAAGAAAATAAGCAATGGCTTATTTATGCCTATGCTCCCGAGGCTGATGAAGTCCTGGCTTGGCAGTGGGGAGACAGAAGCATGGAAATATAG